In one Oryza glaberrima chromosome 2, OglaRS2, whole genome shotgun sequence genomic region, the following are encoded:
- the LOC127762583 gene encoding uncharacterized protein LOC127762583, with protein sequence MVFGDYFRRHIAPLQERSRGAWEYIGPNDPMRTHVGERWDWGEEDAKRVIRRVLGLDSAEPTLIPDRILPLCCDRDRESILAVIEIPSQGISMSDPLHGTKSERSGQSGPDQSKAAGFSQPLGGAQGSHTGPDPERPSGGTRPAAGDRSGNAPPEGGFGTRAHAEHHPGSGGEGRRGPGAEAGGGPEPEVEAEAEAVPSPRPRLRPRAVLSPRSRPRLNPPEDPKRGVLAAADSSVREGLNTQVQALAEERTALDAEWAQLAADRARVEEGRRAVDDMVRVGRTMRQTQLAEIQAREEALDSVMRETEKERQAALIASSVLDEALGDIRLQYEAHAEDLAKRIRDARGTLDAAAAHERRASEADASLRARTTALEAERKALDDRARSAQEFEAMIRRWIEVLDRNQCEQNARGEEQARRAQELEERARLLDQRESTLATHERTAAEVEASLRLREEAAAERDRITLAAKASADRRTEELRLREEACRERDATLAEREAEVSRREVASRRLSEQLARREEAVAGREARHLESARTERAAIAAKTFELEAREKDLAASGPSGGTELASQLATARSTLADLERLVQDQAGEIAALLLTNELGPGQLSDAVNWLERAGRRVGISVRRDSKLPPTQPALALRLDGLAADLERLQEEVGETIKSSSASLARAAVELVLASHQARNPDFMPWRALEDFPPGTEARAREQVRQAADAIVSSFEGSAPWFTYGLASDEESGRGDDDGDDDWDDIINAAGLGGPSTP encoded by the exons ATGGTCTTTGGCGATTACTTCCGCCGACACATCGCACCTCTCCAAGAACGATCCCGTGGAGCGTGGGAATACATTGGTCCCAACGACCCCATGCGGACGCATGTGGGCGAGCGCTGGGACTGGGGTGAGGAGGACGCGAAGAGGGTGATTCGGCGGGTGCTGGGCCTAGACTCCGCCGAGCCAACACTAATCCCCGATAGGATTCTTCCCCTCTGCTGCGACCGCGACCGGGAGAGCATCCTGGCCGTGAT CGAGATTCCTTCTCAGGGAATCTCAATGTCAGACCCCTTGCATGGGACGAAGTCCGAACGGTCGGGGCAATCTGGGCCCGACCAATCCAAGGCCGCGGGGTTTTCGCAGCCCCTCGGCGGGGCCCAGGGATCACACACCGGGCCTGATCCCGAGCGACCCTCAGGCGGAACCCGACCTGCCGCGGGCGACAGGAGTGGCAACGCTCCTCCCGAGGGCGGCTTCGGGACCAGGGCCCACGCGGAGCACCACCCAGGATCGGGGGGTGAAGGAAGACGCGGCCCGGGAGCCGAAGCCGGAGGTGGCCCTGAGCCCGAGGttgaggccgaggccgaggcggtCCCGAGCCCGAGGCCGAGGCTGAGGCCGAGGGCGGTCCTGAGCCCGAGGTCGAGGCCGAGGCTGAATCCACCTGAGGACCCAAAGCGGGGG gtgctcgccgccgccgactcctctgTACGAGAGGGGCTGAACACCCAAGTTCAAGCCCTAGCGGAAGAGCGGACGGCCCTGGATGCAGAGTGGGCACAGCTCGCTGCGGACCGCGCGCGAGTCGAAGAAGGGCGTCGCGCCGTGGACGACATGGTGAGGGTGGGGCGCACAATGCGCCAAACCCAACTAGCCGAAATCCAGGCGCGCGAGGAGGCACTGGACTCCGTCATGCGGGAGACGGAGAAggagcggcaggcggcgctGATCGCTTCGAGCGTCCTGGACGAAGCGCTGGGTGACATCCGCCTCCAGTACGAGGCTCACGCCGAGGACTTGGCGAAGAGGATCAGGGACGCACGCGGCACCCTCGACGCAGCCGCTGCCCACGAGCGGCGGGCATCGGAGGCCGACGCCTCTCTGCGGGCTCGGACGACGGCACTAGAGGCTGAGCGCAAGGCCTTGGATGACCGTGCTCGCTCCGCACAGGAGTTTGAAGCCATGATCCGTCGGTGGATCGAAGTCCTCGATCGGAACCAGTGCGAGCAAAACGCACGCGGTGAAGAACAGGCGCGGCGGGCCCAGGAGCTGGAGGAGCGAGCGCGCCTGCTAGATCAGCGGGAGTCCACCTTGGCCACTCATGAGagaacggcggcggaggtggaggcttCCCTTCGCCTCCGTGAAGAGGCCGCGGCCGAGCGTGACCGGATCACCCTTGCCGCGAAAGCTTCCGCGGATCGCCGCACGGAAGAGCTACGGCTGCGGGAAGAGGCATGCCGGGAACGGGATGCCACACTTGCCGAGCGCGAAGCCGAGGTGAGCCGCCGTGAGGTAGCCTCGCGCCGGCTGAGCGAGCAACTCGCGAGACGCGAGGAGGCTGTCGCCGGGCGCGAGGCTCGTCATCTGGAGAGCGCCCGCACTGAGCGTGCAGCGATAGCGGCGAAGACCTTTGAGCTGGAGGCCCGGGAGAAGGATTTGGCAGCGAGCGGGCCGTCCGGCGGCACGGAGTTGGCGAGCCAGCTTGCCACAGCTCGGAGTACCCTCGCCGACCTGGAGCGCCTGGTGCAGGATCAGGCTGGGGAGATTGCGGCCCTCCTCCTCACCAACGAGCTCGGGCCCGGGCAGCTCTCCGACGCAGTCAACTGGCTGGAGCGCGCGGGGCGTCGAGTCGGCATCTCCGTGCGCCGGGACAGCAAGCTTCCACCCACACAGCCGGCACTCGCACTTCGGCTGGACGGGCTGGCGGCGGACCTGGAGAGGCTgcaggaggaggtcggcgaaaCCATAAAGTCTTCGTCGGCTTCTTTGGCGCGGGCTGCGGTGGAGCTGGTCCTTGCGAGCCACCAAGCGCGCAACCCCGACTTCATGCCGTGGCGTGCGCTTGAAGATTTTCCCCCAGGGACCGAAGCAAGGGCCCGGGAGCAAGTCCGGCAGGCGGCCGACGCGATTGTCTCGAGCTTCGAGGGGTCGGCCCCCTGGTTCACCTACGGGCTTGCCTCGGACGAGGAGAGCGGAAGGggggatgacgacggcgacgacgattgGGACGACATCATTAATGCCGCCGGTCTCGGGGGGCCAAGCACTCCGTGA
- the LOC127761862 gene encoding UDP-glucuronate:xylan alpha-glucuronosyltransferase 1-like, whose protein sequence is MRGFACAHHAEKRHRLDRTLNSLSKRGYIGSYHYEKDAKYRPFSALLPEGSNPKMLYVKLVLLILMCGSFVSLLNSPSIHHDDEHLTQSSAEVPRVSYEPDDTRYVSDVTVDWPKISKAMQLVAGAEHGGGGARVALLNFDDSEVQQWRTVLPRTAAAVARLERAGSNVTWEHLYPEWIDEEELYHAPTCPDLPEPAVDADGDGEEVAVFDVVAVKLPCRRGGSWSKDVARLHLQLAAARLAATRGRGGAAAHVLVVSASRCFPIPNLFRCRDEVAPRDGDVWLYRPDADALRRDLALPVGSCRLAMPFSALAEPHVAPAAPPRREAYATILHSEELYACGALVAAQSIRMASASGAPSEPERDMVALVDETISARHRGALEAAGWKVRAIRRVRNPRAAADAYNEWNYSKFWLWSLTEYDRVVFLDADLLVQRPMAPLFAMPEVSATANHGTLFNSGVMVVEPCGCTLRLLMDHIADIDSYNGGDQGYLNEVFSWWHRLPSHANYMKHFWEGDSGERLAAARRAVLAAEPAVALAVHFVGMKPWFCFRDYDCNWNSPQLRQFASDEAHARWWRAHDAMPAALQGFCLLDERQKALLRWDAAEARAANFSDGHWRVPIADPRRNICATAAGDGEAAAACVEREIKNRRVEGNRVTTSYAKLIDNF, encoded by the exons ATGAGAGGTTTTGCATGTGCTCATCATGCAGAGAAGAGGCACCGTCTTGACAGAACTCT CAACAGCCTGAGCAAGAGGGGATACATAGGAAGCTACCACTACGAGAAGGATGCCAAGTACAGGCCATTCAGTGCCCTGCTCCCCGAGGGTTCAAACCCCAAGATGCTCTATGTTAAGctcgtcctcctcatcctcatGTGTGGCTCCTTCGTCAGTCTCCTCAACTCGCCGTCTATCCACCATGACGATGAACACCTCACCCA GTCATCAGCTGAAGTGCCGAGAGTGAGCTACGAGCCTGATGATACCAGGTACGTGTCGGACGTGACGGTGGACTGGCCAAAGATCTCCAAGGCGATGCAGCTGGTCGCCGGAGCggaacacggcggcggcggcgcgagggtgGCGCTGCTCAACTTCGACGACAGCGAGGTGCAGCAATGGAGGACGGTGCTGCCACGGacggccgccgcggtggcgcgcCTGGAGCGCGCCGGGAGCAACGTGACGTGGGAGCACCTGTACCCGGAGTGGATCGACGAGGAGGAGTTGTACCACGCGCCGACGTGCCCCGACCTGCCGGAGCCGGCGGtggacgccgacggcgacggcgaggaggtggccgtGTTCGACGTCGTCGCGGTGAAGCTGCCGTGCCGGCGCGGGGGTAGCTGGTCCAAGGACGTGGCCCGGCTGCACCTgcagctcgccgcggcgcgcctcgccgccacgcgcgggcgcggcggcgccgccgcgcacgtGCTCGTGGTGAGCGCGAGCCGGTGCTTCCCGATCCCGAACCTGTTCCGGTGCAGGGACGAGGTGGCgccgcgcgacggcgacgtgtGGCTGTACCGGCCGGACGCCGACGCGCTCCGCCGGGATCTCGCCCTCCCCGTCGGCTCCTGCAGGCTCGCCATGCCGTTCAGCGCGCTGGCGGAGCCGCAcgtcgcgccggcggcgccgccgcggcgggaggCGTACGCGACGATCCTCCACTCGGAGGAGCTGTACGCGTGCGGCgcgctggtggcggcgcagAGCATCCGGATGGCCTCCGCCTCCGGGGCGCCGTCGGAGCCGGAGCGCGACATGGTGGCGCTCGTGGACGAGACGATCAGCGCGCGCCACCGCGGCGCGCTGGAGGCGGCCGGGTGGAAGGTGCGCGCGATCCGGCGCGTCCGCAacccgcgcgcggcggcggacgcgtaCAACGAGTGGAACTACAGCAAGTTCTGGCTGTGGTCGCTGACGGAGTACGACCGCGTCGtcttcctcgacgccgaccTGCTGGTGCAGCGCCCCATGGCGCCGCTCTTCGCCATGCCGGAGgtgagcgcgacggcgaaccacggcacgctGTTCAACTCCGGCGTGATGGTGGTGGAGCCGTGCGGCTGCACGCTCCGCCTGCTCATGGACCACATCGCCGACATCGACTCCTACAACGGCGGCGACCAGGGGTACCTCAACGAGGTCTTCTCGTGGTGGCACCGCCTCCCGTCGCACGCCAACTACATGAAGCACTTCTGGGAGGGGGACTCCGGcgagcggctcgccgccgccaggcgcgccgtgctcgccgccgagcCCGCCGTGGCCCTCGCCGTCCACTTCGTCGGGATGAAGCCGTGGTTCTGCTTCCGCGACTACGACTGCAACTGGAACTCGCCGCAGCTCAGGCAGTTCGCCAGCGACGAGGCGCacgcgcggtggtggcgcgcgCACGACGCCATGCCGGCGGCGCTCCAGGGGTTCTGCCTGCTCGACGAGCGCCAGAAGGCGCTGCTCCGGTGGGACGCCGCCGAGGCGAGGGCGGCCAACTTCTCCGACGGACACTGGAGGGTCCCCATCGCCGACCCTCGCCGGAACatctgcgccaccgccgccggcgacggcgaggcggcggcggcgtgcgtcgAGAGGGAGATCAAGAACAGGCGGGTGGAAGGGAACAGGGTGACCACGTCGTACGCCAAGCTCATCGACAACTTCTGA
- the LOC127762273 gene encoding uncharacterized protein At1g32220, chloroplastic: MRSAVTRLIRSSSPVVSPSRLSAANLLKNNNGKAFLSEDASKRVEEPFKVEEAETVKVPPPSPDKLLVLGGNGFVGSHVCKEALDKGFTVASLNRSGKPSISESWADKVIWNKGNLLEPDSLKDIMEGVSAVVSCVGGFGSNSYMYKINGTANINAISVAAEKGIKRFVYVSAADFGFVNYLLQGYYEGKRATEAELLSKFTYGGVILRPGFIHGTRRVGSVKIPLGLVGSPMQMVLQSAKPLTRLPLVGPLLTPPVSVASVAKVAVRAATDPVFPPGIVDVYGIMRYSDQK; this comes from the exons atgaggtCGGCCGTGACCCGCCTGATCCGTTCCTCGTCCCCCGTAGTCTCGCCCTCCCGTCTCAG CGCCGCAAACTTGTTAAAGAACAATAATGGGAAGGCTTTCTTGAGCGAGGATGCTTCCAAGCGTGTGGAGGAGCCTTTCAAGGTGGAGGAAGCAGAAACCGTGAAGGTACCACCGCCTTCCCCGGACAAG CTTCTTGTGCTAGGTGGAAATGGTTTTGTTGGTTCACATGTTTGCAAGGAGGCTTTGGACAAAGGATTTACTGTTGCTAGTCTTAATAG ATCTGGAAAGCCATCAATAAGTGAATCTTGGGCTGACAAAGTTATATGGAACAAAG GCAATCTACTTGAACCTGATTCCCTGAAGGATATTATGGAAGGTGTTTCTGCTGTG GTATCATGTGTTGGAGGCTTTGGCTCAAATTCTTACATGTACAAAATTAATGGAACTGCAAACATCAATGCCATCAGTGTTGCAGCTGAGAAAG GTATTAAGAGATTTGTGTATGTGTCAGCAGCGGACTTTGGTTTTGTGAACTACTTGTTGCAAGGTTATTATGAGGGCAAG AGGGCAACTGAAGCTGAACTGCTATCAAAATTTACCTATGGCG GAGTGATTTTGAGGCCTGGTTTTATTCATGGAACTCGCCGTGTCGGTAGCGTAAAAATACCTCTTGGACTTGTTGGTTCTCCTATGCAAATG GTTCTCCAAAGTGCGAAGCCGTTGACGAGATTGCCGCTGGTTGGCCCACTGTTGACCCCTCCAGTGAGTGTTGCCTCCGTGGCGAAGGTCGCTGTAAGAGCAGCAACTGATCCAGTGTTTCCTCCGGGTATTGTTGATGTGTACGGCATCATGCGATACAGTGACCAGAAGTAG
- the LOC127762272 gene encoding uncharacterized protein LOC127762272 has product MWYLCVFYHRLLDYRRPEVQSLAELFGGPGAGDAVEWRMPENHHVDSPFHLVRLPGDERLAAQIANRSLLVKGIYELWGQGTTYEELERAVMAYPEERKLPYLTPESTFKIVVDSFGKVISFQEQNDIMKSLTYIPFKGRVNLKKPDHKFFVMETDDYGCNNGLPPVAQRTVFFGREVGAADRHLLPTYQLKSRKYIGPTAMDAEMAFLMANQGLARPGKLVYDPFVGTGSILVAAAHFGAMTMGADIDIRVVRDGRGPDCNIWSNFEQYKLPEPLCILRADNNVPPWCPGLKEVFDAIICDPPYGVRAGGRKSGGRKLIKGTVAPYTVPDEKRDSHIPSTAPYSLAECVHDLLHLAARMLVMGGRLVFFFPVVREDGVANPAKYPEHPCFRLLASCEQILSMRYSRVLLTMVKVGPYTEEVEKAAEERRREFRENHHKWMEEGNLHSAVFSPADQAAAAADGKPAIDRDSKPKYRGKYV; this is encoded by the exons ATGTGGTACCTCTGCGTCTTCTACCACAGGCTCCTCGACTACCGGCGGCCCGAGGTGCAGTCCCTCGCCGAGCTCTTCGGCGGGCCTGGCGCCGGGGACGCCGTCGAGTGGCGCATGCCGGAGAACCACCACGTCGACTCCCCCTTCCACCTCGTCCGCCTCCCGGGCGACGAGCGCCTCGCCGCGCAGATCGCCAACCGCA GCTTGCTGGTGAAGGGGATCTACGAGCTGTGGGGGCAAGGCACCACCTACGAGGAGCTGGAGAGGGCGGTCATGGCGTACCCCGAGGAGAGGAAGCTGCCGTACCTGACGCCGGAGAGCACCTTCAAGATCGTCGTCGACAGCTTCGGCAAGGTCATCAGCTTCCAGGAGCAGAACGACATCATGAAGAGCCTCACCTACATCCCCTTCAAG GGCCGTGTTAATTTGAAGAAGCCCGATCATAAGTTCTTTGTCATGGAGACTGATGACTATGGCTGCAACAATGGCCTCCCGCCGGTTGCTCAGAGGACGGTATTCTTTGGCCGCGAGGTTGGAGCGGCGGATAGGCATCTCCTGCCGACATATCAGCTGAAGAGCAGGAAGTATATTGGCCCGACCGCAATGGATGCTGAAATGGCATTTCTTATGGCGAATCAAGGGCTGGCGCGCCCCGGGAAGCTCGTATATGACCCTTTTGTTGGGACTGGGAGTATTTTGGTTGCAGCCGCGCATTTTGGAGCCATGACAATG GGTGCAGATATTGATATAAGGGTTGTGCGGGACGGTCGTGGTCCAGATTGCAATATTTGGAGCAACTTTGAGCAG TACAAATTGCCGGAACCATTATGTATACTAAGAGCGGATAACAACGTCCCACCTTGGTGTCCAGGATTGAAGGAG GTTTTCGATGCCATCATCTGTGATCCACCATACGGAGTCCGGGCTGGAGGCCGCAAGTCCGGTGGCCGGAAGCTCATAAAGGGCACCGTCGCTCCGTACACGGTTCCGGACGAGAAGAGGGACAGCCACATCCCATCCACCGCGCCGTACAGCCTCGCGGAGTGCGTCCacgacctcctccacctcgccgcgagGATGCTGGTCATGGGTGGCCGGCTGGTCTTCTTCTTCCCCGTCGTCCGCGAGGACGGCGTCGCCAACCCGGCCAAGTACCCGGAGCACCCCTGCTTCAGGCTGCTTGCCTCCTGCGAGCAGATCCTGAGCATGAGGTACAGCCGGGTCCTGCTGACCATGGTGAAGGTCGGGCCCTACACCGAGGAGgtcgagaaggcggcggaggagcggcgccgcGAGTTCAGGGAGAACCACCATAAGTGGATGGAGGAGGGGAACCTCCACTCCGCCGTGTTCAGCCCCGCCGatcaggccgccgccgccgccgacgggaaGCCGGCCATAGACAGGGACTCCAAGCCTAAGTACAGAGGCAAGTATGTGTAG